In Sporosarcina sp. PTS2304, a genomic segment contains:
- the purN gene encoding phosphoribosylglycinamide formyltransferase, whose amino-acid sequence MAKKVRMAVFASGSGSNFAALEAACRAGDLSAEIALLVTDQPDAYVTERAQQAGIPVAAFRPREFDTKSAYEQAVLKALQEAQVEWLLLAGYMRLIGPDLLQAYPEKIINIHPSLLPSFPGKDAIGQAVAAGVKVTGVTVHLVDEGMDTGPILAQQAVDVIDGDVEKTATAIHEVEHGLYVRTLQDVLKK is encoded by the coding sequence ATGGCGAAAAAAGTAAGAATGGCTGTTTTTGCGTCTGGAAGCGGCAGTAATTTTGCAGCATTGGAAGCAGCATGCCGAGCGGGAGATTTGTCAGCTGAAATTGCCTTGCTCGTAACGGATCAACCGGATGCATATGTAACTGAACGGGCACAGCAAGCCGGAATACCGGTTGCAGCGTTTCGTCCGCGTGAATTCGATACGAAGTCGGCGTACGAACAAGCTGTATTAAAAGCATTGCAGGAAGCACAAGTAGAATGGTTACTATTAGCGGGTTATATGCGCTTAATCGGTCCGGATCTACTGCAGGCCTACCCTGAAAAGATTATTAATATTCATCCATCACTGTTGCCTTCATTTCCGGGTAAAGATGCAATCGGTCAAGCCGTTGCTGCAGGTGTGAAAGTGACGGGTGTGACGGTACATCTAGTGGACGAAGGAATGGATACGGGTCCCATTCTCGCACAGCAAGCGGTAGATGTAATTGACGGGGATGTAGAGAAGACAGCTACGGCAATTCATGAAGTAGAACATGGTTTATATGTAAGGACTTTACAAGATGTATTGAAAAAATGA